The sequence CACTTCAGTTTTTTCGGCATAGCGGCCTTAATTTTTGGCGGCATTGCCACCGCAGAAACCTGGAAGAGCACATATCTCGCCGTTACGATGATCGGCACCGGCACGTTGCTCTTTATCGCGGTCTGCTACAAGGACGATCCTGGCTACCACAAAATGCTTGCAGTCTACGACGAAAAGGGGATATTCCTGGGTTTTGAAAATGGCCCCGTCTGGCTCGGATTGTCCCATAGGCGACGCGTAGTTCCGATAGTCACCGGCGCATTTCTTAGCTCCGGATTTAAGTATGTGACCGAGAACCCCCGCATCACGCAGTTCCGGTACAATGTCAAGGTGGTTCCGAAAGATCTCTCTGAAAAGACAGCTCGACTTCTGGAGGCTCGCTTCGGAGTGGATTTTCCCGAAGCACTCATGGAAAGGCATATCGAACAATGCCTCTTCGAGCTCAACAGCGATTTCACGAAAGAAGAGTACCAGCGCTTCAGGAAACCCCATGTAGAAGCGGAAGAGTTGGCGTTCCAGAATTTCATGCAAGGGAGGCTCGACCCCATACTTGCGGAAGTGGGATTACGGATTGCCGATGCCAGATTTTCCATTTCTTTTTAATTAAGCTCATTGGGGGAGATCTCGTCTCCCCTATTTTAATATACAGAATCCATAAGACCGGAGGCTTATTGACACCGCTTCTTTTATGTATATAATTAGATAGTAATTGTGAGGTATTTATAAATATTGGCATATTTTAGGCAAAAACAGTAAACAAATAACAAAAAGCAAATAACAAGATCATCCCGCTATTTGCTATCTGCTATTTGCTATTTACTGAAATCGTTATGGCTGAAAAATTCGATCGTTCAAAGCCCCATGTTAACGTTGGCACCATTGGCCATGTTGACCATGGGAAAACCACTCTTACCGCCGCGATTCTTCACGTTCTCAACATGAAGGGATTTGTGAAAAAAGTTGAGGGAGTGAATGACATCGACAATGCTCCCGAAGAGCGCGCCCGCGGTATTACCATTGCACTGCATCACTCCGAATATGAATCCGAAAAACGCCACTACGCTCACATTGACGCACCGGGACACGCAGATTATATCAAAAACATGATAACCGGGGCCGCTCAAATGGACGGCGCAACGTTGGTCGTTGCGGCAACCGACGGTCCTATGCCGCAAACACGAGAACACATTCTGCTTGCGCGTCAGGTCGGCGTGCCGTCACTGGTGGTATTTCTTAATAAAGTGGACATGGTCGAGGACCCCGAGCTCATTGATCTTGTGGAGGCGGAAGTTCGTGAACTTCTTACAAAGTATCAATTTCCTGGCGACAAAACCCCGATTATTCGTGGTTCCGCGCTCAAGGCCCTTGAAGCAAAGTCCGTTGACGATCCGGCGGCAAAACCAATCTTGGATCTTATCGCGGCTCTGGACGCCTTTGTGCCGGATCCGGTGCGCGATATCGAAAAGCCGTTTTTGATGCCCGTTGAGGACATCTTCTCTATTGAGGGCCGGGGCACCGTTGTAACTGGCAGGATTGAGCGCGGGAAGGTCAAGTTGAATGATGAAATTGAGATCATCGGGCTCCGTCCGACCTCAAAAACCGTGGTTACGGGCATTGAAATGTTCAACAAATCCCTTGATGAAGGCATGGCCGGTGATAATGCGGGCATTTTATTGCGCGGCACGAAAAAAGAAGAAATAGAGCGCGGGCAGGTTTTGGCAAAGCCGGGTTCGGTCACGCCGCATACCGAGTTTGACGCAGAAGTATACGTGCTTTCGAAAGAAGAGGGAGGCCGTCACACCCCGTTCTTTAAGGGCTACAAACCGCAGTTTTACATTCGCACCACCGACGTTACGGGAGAGGTATTTTTGCCGGAAGGGACGGAGATGGTCATGCCGGGAGACACCGTTAACATCAAGGTGGCGCTTATGTACCCGGTCGCACTTGAAGAAAAACAACGGTTTGCTATTCGAGAAGGCGGAAAAACGGTGGGCGCGGGTGTCGTGACGAAGATTAACAAATAAAAAACGATATTTTTTGAGTACACGATTAAGAAAAACAAGGCAGTTAAGTTGGTTTTGTAGTTCTTTGCAACATGGGCACCGCTCAAACAAAAATAAAGAATGACGATACGATGAAAGCCGAGGAAGAGCAAAAGTCTCGCCTACGCATACGTATTCGGGCCTATGACAACAAGATCATCGACCAATGCGCAAAGCAGATCATGGAGACCGCAGAGCGCGTGGGCGCGGAAGTTTCCGGACCGGTTCCTCTGCCTACCGAAATCCGTAAATACACGGTAAACCGGGCAACTTTCAAATACAAAGACGCAAGGGAACAGTACGAAATGCGGGCCCACAAGCGCCTGATTGACATCTTGAATCCGAATCCCAAGGTCATTGACGCGCTCACCAATCTGAATTTGCCAGCCGGCGTTGATATCGAGATAAAAATGACTTAAGGGGGATTTGAATGCGCAGCAGCGACGGAGAATATACGAAAAATAACGAATAGTTTTTAGCGGGCAATGTTCGGTGGACAAACTCTAATGAGGAAGTCCGGTTCACAACCTATTTAATGTTCTAAAGACTCGTCTTGCGGGAATTGTTTACCGGGCGATGTCCGGTTTTTTTTATTGCTTATGAAATGTTTACTTGCTCAGAAACTTGGCATGTCGCAGATCTATACGGACGCTGGCATCGTTATGCCCGTCACCGTTGTTTCTGTTGCGCCGAATACGGTCATACGGGTCCGTTCAAACGATGCACGCGGCTATGATGCGGTGCAAGTTGGCGCGGGATCCAGAAAAAAACTCACAAAACCGATGGCCGGGCAATTTAAAGAACTCGGAAAATTTAAATGGGTGAAGGAATTCAGAACAAGGGCAGGAGATCTGAAGCGTGGCGACATTATAGGTATTTCGGTATTTACCGAGGGAGACGTAGTGGATGTTACCTCGACGAGCAAGGGGAAGGGGTTTGCGGGCGTGGTGAAGCGGCATCATTTTCGCGGAGGACCGGCGTCGCACGGCCATCCACACAATCACCGCGCTCCGGGATCCATCGGATGCCGTTTTCCGCAACATGTGCACAAAGGAAAGCGCATGGCGGGTCACATGGGCTTTGAAACCGTGACGGTAAAAAATCTAAAAGTGGTGCGGATCAATGAGGAACAGGGTCTTATGGCTATAAAGGGAGCGATACCGGGAAGCAGGGGGACGCTGGTGAAGATCATGGGAAGATGAATTATGCTTAATTACGGATTACGCATTACGAATTAATTCGCAATACGCAATTCGCAATTGAGTGATTCAGCAATGCAGGCAAAACTCTACAACCAAGACGGAAAAGAAGCCGGGACAACCGAATTGCCCGATGCGATATTTAATGTTCCGCAAAACTCCGCACTGGTAAAGCAGGTTGTCGAGGTGGAGCGGGCTAATAGACGAAAACCCCTTGCCCACACCAAGGTACGCAGCGAGGTGCGCGGCGGAGGCAAAAAACCGTGGAAGCAGAAGGGCACGGGAAGGGCGCGTCATGGCTCAATTCGTTCGCCGCTGTGGAAGGGAGGCGGAACAACTTTCGGGCCGCGGAACGAGACAGTTTTTAAAAAGCACATCAATAAAAAAATGAGACGAAAGGCTCTTTTTATTGTACTTTCGGCAAAAGTAAAGGACGGGGAATGCGTTTTTATTGATCGGATACAGCTCAACGAGTCCAAGACAAAGGCGTTTTCTAAAATCATAAAAAATTTTAAAGAAACATTGGGCAGGTCGCTTGCATTTGTAAGTTCGGGTGATGCCGTGCTTGAACGGGCCGCGCGCAATATTGAAAAACTTTCCGTATACCAAGCCTCTCAGCTCAATGCGCTCGATTTGTTACAAAAGAAGTTTCTCTTTATACCGAAGTCAGCAATCGAAGTTATTGAAAAAACTTTTTTGAAATAATCCCATGTCCATCGTACAAACTTTAAAAAAGAAAATTGTTCGCAAGGAAACCGGGAAAGAAGAAGCTCCTTCCTCCGCTTCCGCGACCCCGGGCCATATGAACGAAGCGGATCGGATAGGAGAGTCCGTCCAAGAAAAGAAGGGGCAAGCCACGGCCGTTTTAAGAAAGCCGCGTGTCACGGAAAAAACTGCGGAGCTTGGCATCGAGCGCATCTATACGTTCGACGTAGATCCTAAGGCTTCAAAACATGAAGTGCGCCTGGCAGTGGAAAAAATGTACGGCGTCAATGCCGTAAGCGTGCGCACCATTACCGTGCATCGCAAAAAACGGACGCGTGGGAAACTTGAGGGATGGAAGAAGGGATATAAAAAGGCACTGGTGAAAATAAAAGAAGGACAAACAATAGAGATTTCAAGCTGATTAGCTTATTAGCTTCTTAGGGAATTCAAAAAAAAGTCCTAAAAAGCTAAAAAGCTAAAAAGCTAAAAAGCTGTGAAGTATTTCAAACCAATAACGCCAGGACAACGGCAAAAAACCACAGTAGACTACAGCGCTCTGACGCCGCGGACAAAGCCCGAAAAATCTTTGCTCGCGCCCTACGCAAAAAAAAGCGGGCATGGAGCTCTTGGCCGCATTACGGTCCGCCATAGAGGCGGGGGGCACAAGCGTAGGTACCGGATTATCGATTTCAAAGGCGATAAATTTGACGTGCCGGCCACAATTTCTTCAATAGAATACGATCCGAATCGCTCGGCCTTTATCGCATTGCTTTCATATAAAGACGGAGAGAAGCGGTATATTCTTGCGCCAAAAGATGTCGGAGTGGGAAACGTCGTACTCGCCTCTAAGAATCGCTTGCCGGCAGAACCGGGCAACCGCATGCCGTTGAAGTTTCTACCCGTAGGGACCTTTGTGCATAACGTGGAGCTGTTTCCTGGGCGTGGCGGGGCGGCAGTGCGTTCGGCCGGCTCATATGCGGAAGTGCTTGCACAAGAAGGACGATTCACGAATCTTAAGCTTCCCTCAATCGAAGTACGAAAATTTTTTTCCGAGTGCCTTGCGACCATAGGACAGCTTTCTAACTCCGAACATAATTTGGAAAATCTTGGCAAGGCCGGGCGTGCACGATGGAAAGGAATCCGTCCCCAGGTGCGAGGGAGCGCGATGAATCCGGTTGATCATCCGCATGGCGGAG comes from bacterium and encodes:
- the rplD gene encoding 50S ribosomal protein L4 produces the protein MQAKLYNQDGKEAGTTELPDAIFNVPQNSALVKQVVEVERANRRKPLAHTKVRSEVRGGGKKPWKQKGTGRARHGSIRSPLWKGGGTTFGPRNETVFKKHINKKMRRKALFIVLSAKVKDGECVFIDRIQLNESKTKAFSKIIKNFKETLGRSLAFVSSGDAVLERAARNIEKLSVYQASQLNALDLLQKKFLFIPKSAIEVIEKTFLK
- the rplB gene encoding 50S ribosomal protein L2; this encodes MKYFKPITPGQRQKTTVDYSALTPRTKPEKSLLAPYAKKSGHGALGRITVRHRGGGHKRRYRIIDFKGDKFDVPATISSIEYDPNRSAFIALLSYKDGEKRYILAPKDVGVGNVVLASKNRLPAEPGNRMPLKFLPVGTFVHNVELFPGRGGAAVRSAGSYAEVLAQEGRFTNLKLPSIEVRKFFSECLATIGQLSNSEHNLENLGKAGRARWKGIRPQVRGSAMNPVDHPHGGGEGRQPIGLPGPKTPWGKPALGVRTRDRKKQSSKYIVSRRRK
- the rplW gene encoding 50S ribosomal protein L23; the encoded protein is MSIVQTLKKKIVRKETGKEEAPSSASATPGHMNEADRIGESVQEKKGQATAVLRKPRVTEKTAELGIERIYTFDVDPKASKHEVRLAVEKMYGVNAVSVRTITVHRKKRTRGKLEGWKKGYKKALVKIKEGQTIEISS
- the rpsJ gene encoding 30S ribosomal protein S10, yielding MKAEEEQKSRLRIRIRAYDNKIIDQCAKQIMETAERVGAEVSGPVPLPTEIRKYTVNRATFKYKDAREQYEMRAHKRLIDILNPNPKVIDALTNLNLPAGVDIEIKMT
- the tuf gene encoding elongation factor Tu; amino-acid sequence: MAEKFDRSKPHVNVGTIGHVDHGKTTLTAAILHVLNMKGFVKKVEGVNDIDNAPEERARGITIALHHSEYESEKRHYAHIDAPGHADYIKNMITGAAQMDGATLVVAATDGPMPQTREHILLARQVGVPSLVVFLNKVDMVEDPELIDLVEAEVRELLTKYQFPGDKTPIIRGSALKALEAKSVDDPAAKPILDLIAALDAFVPDPVRDIEKPFLMPVEDIFSIEGRGTVVTGRIERGKVKLNDEIEIIGLRPTSKTVVTGIEMFNKSLDEGMAGDNAGILLRGTKKEEIERGQVLAKPGSVTPHTEFDAEVYVLSKEEGGRHTPFFKGYKPQFYIRTTDVTGEVFLPEGTEMVMPGDTVNIKVALMYPVALEEKQRFAIREGGKTVGAGVVTKINK
- the rplC gene encoding 50S ribosomal protein L3, which gives rise to MKCLLAQKLGMSQIYTDAGIVMPVTVVSVAPNTVIRVRSNDARGYDAVQVGAGSRKKLTKPMAGQFKELGKFKWVKEFRTRAGDLKRGDIIGISVFTEGDVVDVTSTSKGKGFAGVVKRHHFRGGPASHGHPHNHRAPGSIGCRFPQHVHKGKRMAGHMGFETVTVKNLKVVRINEEQGLMAIKGAIPGSRGTLVKIMGR